The Piliocolobus tephrosceles isolate RC106 chromosome 16, ASM277652v3, whole genome shotgun sequence DNA window GCTGTACCTGGTAGGGGGTGCCCAGGGCCGGCGCTGTGAGGCACCCCCTGCCCCAAACCTCCTCCTTACTTGTGATCGCCCAGACCTGGATCTCCGCTTCACCATCAAGTTCCAGGAGTATAGCCCTAACCTCTGGGGCCACGAGTTCCGCTCGCACCATGATTACTACATCATTGGTACTGCTGGGCAGAGGGCACGATTGAGTGGGGGGCTGCTCCTGATACTgagcagagagggagggggaCCCTTGCAGCCCAGAGGGAGATCCCAGTGCCCTCAGGCGGTGTTCACACCAGGGCGTGGGGCCAGAATTGGGGCTAGACTCTGGAGTGCCAACCTCTTCCTCTGACTTTTCTCTCCCAGCCACATCGGATGGGACCCGAGAGGGCCTGGAGAGCCTGCAGGGAGGTGTGTGCCTAACCAGAGGCATGAAGGTGCTTCTCCGAGTGGGACAAAGTGAGTGGGGCTGGGGGACACCTCCTGGGCGCGAAGCGATGTTGGGCAGTACGATCATGGTCAGGGGCAGTTGTCTCAGCTCCTCTCTTGGGCCTTCCTCATCTCCAGGTCCCCGAGGAGGGGCTGCCCCCCGAAAACCTGTGTCTGAAATGCCCATGGAAAGAGACCGAGGGGCAGCCCAcagcctggagcctgggaaggAGAACATGCCAGGTAGGAACCAGGGGCTAGCTCCCCACCTTCCCCAGCTTCCTCTGCTCTCAGACCCCAGCTGCCCTGCTgtcaccctccctccctcttcagtTTTGGGGGCGGTGATacaggaaagaggagaagagaggatgggagggtgggaggggaatgGAAGCCAAATGAGGAAAAGACTCAATTAGAACTAATTAGCCAAGTCAGTGCTTCAATCAGTGCTGTCAGAGAAGTGGGGAGGACTCCGTGGCAGGAAGCTGAAGGGCTGGACACCTGGATTCTGAGCGGGGTTCggcgggggaggggaggtggggtcCCCAAGGGGCCTGGGCCCTATAAGGGAAGCCCATGGGGACCCCCAGGGTTGGGGTGTCCAGATGCCCAGGTGGTTCCTTCAGTCCCTCCCCCTCTTTCCTCCTTCACCCCTTCCCTGCCAGGTGACCCCACCAGCAATGCAACCTCCCGGGGTGCTGAAGGCCCTCTGCCCCCTCCCAGCATGCCCGCAGTGGCTGGGGCAGCAGGGGGGCTGGCGCTGCTCTTGCTGGGCGTGGCAGGTGCTGGGGGTGCCATGTGTTGGCGGAGACGGCGGGCCAAGCCTTCGGAGAGTCGCCACCCTGGTCCTGGCTCCTTCGGGAGGGGAGGGTCTCTGggcctggggggtggaggtgggatgggacctcgggaggctgagcctggggaGCTAGGGATAGCTTTGCGGGGCAGTGGGGCTGCAGATCCCCCCTTCTGTCCCCACTATGAGAAGGTGAGTGGTGACTATGGGCATCCTGTGTATATCGTGCAGGATGGGCCCCCTCAGAGCCCTCCAAACATCTACTATAAGGTATGAGGGCTTCTGTCATGTGACTCTCCTGAATCCAGCCCTTCTTGGGGTGCTCCTCCAGTTTAATTCCTGGTTTGAGGGACACCTCTAACATCTCCTCGGCCCCCTGTGCTCCCCCAGCCCCTTCACTCCTCCTGGCTGCTGTCCTCGTCTCCACTTTTAGGATTCCTTAGGATTCCCACTGccccacctcctgccctcccATTTGGCCGTGGGTGTCCCCCTCTGTCTCAGTGTCCCTGGATCCTATTTCCTTAGGGAGGAGCACAGGCTCAGCCTCCTCTCTGACCATGACCCAGGCATCCTTGTCCCCCTCACCCACCCAGAGCTAGGGGCGGGAACAGCCCACCTTTTGGTTGGCACCGCCTTCTTTCTGCCTCTCacagttttctcttctctctatctcttattctttccctcccttctctagGTCTGTTCTTCTTCCCTAGCATCCTCCCCCCAACATCTCCTTTCACCCTCTTGGCTTCTTATCCTGTGCCTCTCCCATCTCCTGGGTGGGGGCATCAAAGCATTTCTCCCCTTAGCTTTCAGCTCCCCTTCTGACCTCTCAAACCAACCACTCCCCTCAGTCTGCCAAAAATGGGGGCCTTATGGGGAAGGCTCTGGCACTCCACCCCAGCTCAGGCCATGGGCAGCAGGGCTCCCTTCTCTGTCCTGGCCCAGGCCTCTACATACTTACTCCAGCCATTTGGGGCGGTTGGGTCATGACAGCTACCATGAGAAGAAGTGTCCTGTTTTGTCCAGTGGCCAATAGCAAGATATGAACCGGTCAGGACATATATGGACTTGGTCTGATGCTGAATGGGCCACTTGGGACCGGAAGTGACTTGCTCCAGACAAGAGGTGACCAGGCCTGGACAGAAATGGCCTGGGAAGTAGCAGAAGCAGTGCAGCAGGAACTGGAAGTGCCTTCATCCAGGACAGGAAGTAGCACTTCTGAAACAGGAAGTGGTCTGGCTGGAACTCCAAGTGGCTTAGTCTGGGGGATCGGGGGGTGGGAGGCGGATGGTTCTTACTCTGTGGAGAAGAAGGGCGGGAAGAACTTCCTTTCGGGAGGAAGCTGGAACTTACTGACTGTAAGAGGATAGAGGTGGACCGAGAAGGACTTTTCCCAGTCTTCAGTGGCACTTCCCAAGATCTCCCTTCCCTTGTGCTCTGTGCTGATTTTAGGACAGCTAAGATGACTGCCATGTGCTGTGGCAGGCCCAATTTGTcttgttctttcctttccatatccCAGTATAATCTCTGTTCATCAACAGTACTACCCCAAGAATCCATGTGTTCTCCCGAGTAACCCAGATGGCTGTCTTGTTCATTCCATCCTCCATTTCTGACTCCTTTCAGACTCAACACAGTTTCCTTCTTAGTGACCAAAATGGTGGCCTACTGGCTGGTCTAGCTGATGGTGGTGGTATTTAGCAAAGGCCTGTTTCCATAGTGACCAGCTGATACCACTTCCTGCCCTCTAGTGTGCAATTGGgtgttgcctcagtttcctcccagcTCAGTTTTATTAGATCAAAGCTGCTGCTGGGCACCAGGTCGGCCACCTCAATCACCAGCCAAGATGGTTGCTTTGTCCACCAGAGGTCAAGTCACCTCTCTGGTGCTGTAGTTCCCAGCTCCTTCCTGATTTTTCTAATTGCTCCTTCTGGGAAACAGGAAGTTGATATTGCCATGGTGGCGGGGTATGCCGTCACCTCAATAGTTTTACTGTAAAAGGGAAATTtgaacaacaaaaaccaaaaaaataaaaataaaaaacttcaaaagttaaCAAGAAGGCTGGAGAATGACTAGACTTGATTTGGGGCAAAGGCTTGGTTAGAATGGCTTTCTAGTTAAGGGTTGGATTGCATGAAACCAACCAAGGGGGATGGGTAGAGATAGGGCTAATTTGGAGTGGTGAGGTCGGCAGTGCTTGGGGAGGGGAAGACGGGCTGGGCGAGAAGGCGGAGGAAGGTGTCATCTCTAGGAGAGGGAGAGAGTAACGCAGGCAGGAGTGGGGTTGCCAGTTCGTCCATGGGGACAGTCTGAGTGTCTTGCCAAGCCAAAGCACCGGAGACAGGGCAAGTCGCAATTAGGATCAAAGCGGTAAGAACATGTTCACGTGTTGAAGTCTATTCCCTTCCATCCCTACCCAAGGCACTTGAGAAGTTTTGCTGTTGGGGACTCATGAGGAGAAGGGATGTGGCTGATCAGAAGGAAGTAGGAAGGACTCAGGGACCCAGGCATCAAGCTGCGTATCCCCTGGCTCCCTGTATACCCATAACCAAGGCTCTTCTCCCCGAAAAAGTCCAGGTGTCCAGCCCCCTAGACTTAGCCCCATTCTCCAACCACAAAAGCAGCCGTCAGGAGCATCACTGGAGCGAGTCAGCAGGGGTCAcaacctctgccctccctgcccctcccctgacTTTAGGTCCCCTCCCGCTGTCTCCCATCTGCCTGGAGGTCAAGGGGTCCCCCTTCCTCTCTTCTGTCCTGTGGGACCCCCGCTCCTCCCCCTCCCTGTCTGAGCAAGATGCCTGGGTCTTGAGAGGTGCAGGCACCGCAGGAGGGGAGTTGAAAGCTGGGAGACCAGGTGCTGGGCTGTCTGGAATTTACTCCTGCCTTCTGAGCCCACACTGGAGCTGCCCGAGGTGGGGAGGCTCGTGGGGGGTGGAAAGGCTGGTCCTTGCCCCTTAGTGGGGGTTGGTTGTCATGGCAACATCCCCTTTTCTACACAATGGGaagcccccctcagcctcccgcgtgGATGGAGCCGACAGCCCCATCGCTGGCTATCAGCCTCAGGGACTTGGCAACCGTCACTATGGCAACCCAGAGCCCAGCAACAGGGCCCACTGAGAAAGGGAGGGGTCCAAGACTGGGGCAGGGCGGTGTGTGAGGGGCAAGGGAGCTCAGGGACACTCCCCCTCCACCTACATCTAGAGGCACAGGTGGAGAGACAAGAGGGAAGAGACGTGGGGATAAATAGTCTCCGTGACAGACAAGCACCTCACCAAAGCAGCTAAGACATCATAACATGCTGAGAGACCGGAAGACACCTGGGGACAGATGCACAGCCGGGGAGAGGAACAGCACAGACTGCACAGCGCCTGGGACACGCCCCCCTCAGAGCGCTGGCATCCAGAGACTCCCCACAGCCCCGCTCGAACAGCATAAGACCAACAGCCTTTCACATGTGTAGTGACTTGGGTGTCTTTCGAGCTATTTGAAAATGCTGGTGACTTCCACGCAGAATAACACATGGCATCCTATTTGCTTTGTGGGGACAAATACACATATTCTTAGAGTAACAACTACACCAAAACGACTACAGGCACAGGAAGACATTTGTTCATTGGTTTGTTCCTTCACTCACTCAGCAGCAGGTTAAATGCTACTTTGTTTCAGGCACTGGTTGAGGCTCTGGGAGGACAGGGTGAGTAAGGCCAAGCCCCCGCTTTCACAAAGCCCACATTTAGGTGGGGAATGACATAATACAACTACAGGTGTGAAAAGGGatataaacaaaacagaatgacaggaagaggaggatggagagtaacatctttctttccttcctccctccctcccttccttccttccctccctccctctctttctctttgattgcaatttctttccctccctccctcccttcctttcttcctccctccctccctttcttggaatctccctctgttgcccaggctggagtgcagtggcatgatctcggctcactgcaacctccacgtcccatgctcaagcgattttcctgcctcagcctcccaagtagttgggattacaggtgcctgccaccacgcccagctaattttttttttttagtagggttgggttttcaccatgttgaccagccgaactcctgaccttaggtgatccgccagccttggcctcccaaagtgctgggatgacaggcatgagccaccgcgcctggcctggagctGCTTTAGATGAGGAGGTCAGGAAGGTCCGTCTGAAAGAGGTGCTGTTGATCAGGACCTTAAGCCATGAGACATGAGTAAGCCACGCACGCTGGGTAAAGGCATGCTAGACAGAGGAACAGCTAGTGCACGGGCACAGAGGTGAGATCGTGGTGTGTTTGGGAACAGTAAGAAGGACGTCACCACCACATGCATGTTTCAGCTGTGTCTTGTTTTTCCCTAGCCTCGGCCTGGAGGGGAGTAAGTCACTTAGGGTCTGGGATCCACATTAAGGAAGTTGATCTTACTCAGTCTCCCATCtccctgctttttgtttcttgtatGTCTGTGACTTGTGTTTTCCTCGACTGAAGTTTAAGCTCTGGGAGGGCAAGGATGATGCTCTGAGCTTTTTTGGGGGCTGTGGCACAGCTGCTCGCTGAGTCCAGAGCAGTCAGGCAGAGCGGAAGTAAAGGAACCGAGAGGGCTGGGACCACAGAAGCGAGAGCTGTCCCCCGGCCATCCCCAAACCGCATAGGATTGAGGCTGTCCTGGGGCTGAGCCGTATAGTGAAGCTCAGACTTTGCCCTTCTTCCAAATAAAGGCAGCTGAGGGATACTATTCAGCCCGAGgggtgcgtgcgtgcgtgtgtgtgtgtgtgtgtgtgtgtgtgtatgtgtttgtgttgggggCTTTTAGGGAAAGGGGAATGGGGCAAGGGGTGGCAGTgggaaatttttgtttgtttgtttgagacagagtctcgctttgtggcccaggctggagtgcagtggcgtgatctagcaATTCTCGTGcatcagtttcctgagtagctgggactacaggcatgtgctatcacgcccagctaattttttgtatttttactagagatggggtttcaccaccttggccaggctggtcttgaactcgtgacctcaggtgatccacccaccttggcctcccaaagtgctggaattacaggtgtgagccaccgtgcctggccttgcaGTGGGAATTTCTAATGGTGAACGGTTAACATCACATCTGGAATTTTAATTAGAATGAAAAATGGCACTTCCTAAGGGGCTATGTGGGCCACCGTGGACACGGGGCTTGGGAGAGTTTTGAGACCTGGGAGAAATGTCACAGGATGGTTtggaggcaggaggctggctgGCATAGGCTCAGAGAGTTGGGTGCGGGGATGAAAAAGGACACAATGAATGGGAATGACAACTGGGCAGCCAGAGAGCTACTTGAAAGGTGGCGGGGAAAGTGGAGTTCTGAAGGGAGTTCTGAGGGGACCAGGCCCCAGGTACCCCCAGTTCCCACAGGGAATCGAAGCGTTCTGTTTCCTggttctccctcttcctccagtTGCCATCAGAAACTCAGGCACTGCAACCCCAGTGGCTGGTGGGGTGATGTCGGCGGGGAGAATGAGCAGCCTCAGGGGGCGGCAGCTGGTGAGTGGGGAGGAATCTGTGTGCTCAGCAAACAGCAGCCTCAGTGCCCGGTGGCTGCCTCCTCCCTCATCAATCAGCCCCAGCCAAATGTCCTTGCATTCCCACCACCCCAAGGGGACTGGGGCTGGGCCAGGGTCCCCAGGGGAGATGGTGTTGGGTGGGGGAAGTGGAGGGGGTACTTGGCTTCCCTTTCCTTGGCCTCTGTTCTCTTCTGTCCTGGAAGAGACAGTTCTTCATGTCGTGGAGTGACTATCCTGGCCCCTACCATGGTGGGAGCATCAGCTACAAATCACCTGTGGGGGGCTGCTGGGGCAGAAGGCTGAGTCAGGCTGTAGAGCAATCTACTCTGGTTCTCACGGGACCAGCCTAGGGCACAGTCGGCAGGGAGGCTGCTGGCATAGAGGCCCTGTCCCCCCTGGCCTCTGTCTCTGATGGATGATCCGGACAGCAGGCCGAGACCCTGACCCCTGGAATGTCCTCTCTTTCCACCTTCTCCTAGTCCCCACTCCTCATCCCCTGCTTCAAGATCCAGAGGTCTGGCCCCCAGCTCACCCCAAATCTGCTGTTCCCCACTAGGGACTGGGGTCTCTAGACCTTAGCCTCTGGCTCCCTTTCCCCCTCCTCAGCTCTTGTTCCCCTCGGGGACCTAGGCGTTCTGCCCACTCCCTTCACCATAACAACCATTCTTTTGGACTTGCTTAAGACTTTAATATCATTTCATTAAGTCAGCAAGTTCAGAGAAGGTTGGGGGCACAAAGAGACTGGGGGTGAGCAAAAGAGGGCCAAAGTAGGGGGGAGGCAAGGAAAGACCCCCCACGCCCTCTCCGTGGAGATGGCTCTGAGAAATCAAATATTGACAATGAGAGAACAGAACTTATTAAATCTGGGACAGGGATGTGTGTGGGGAGCTGTGGGAATGGCCGGATGCCTGGGTTCGGAGGGTAATGAAGGTTCTGGGAGGAGGAAAAGGCCCATGGCTGGGAGGTGCAGCAAGGCTGAGTCTTGAGGTTACAACTCTTCTGCCCTTTCCTTTGGGATGTACTCAGTCCTGCAACCCTGGCTGTTTCTCTATCCCCTAAGAACCCCTGGGGACAAGACCCCCATCATAGCTAGCTGTGGTTGCCCCGCCTTCGTCCCTTCCCCCTACCTCCACCTCTGTTGATGAGCTTCAGCAGCGTTTAATCGGATTGAGCAGTAATTAGCAAAGCGAGATGTTTGATTACCTATTTAGCATAATGTGGGGGGCTGGGATTTGGAAGGAACAGCCACCGTTGGGGAGGGgggtttaagaaaataaatagggtCTGTGCAAAGTTCCTTTCCCGGAGGGATCCAAGAACCTTGCCCCTGAGGCTCCCCACCCCACGACTCCGGCAAATTTTTACTCCTTTGGGACTTTTCCCTAGGGGTTCTGGCCAATCACATCACCTCTGTCTGCCACCCATGGCCTATCTGGCTAGAGGAACACCTCCACGTTCCATCTTAGCTGTGCTTGCCGTGCAGCTGGTTTTGGGGTGGGTGGGACTCCTCTCCTTCCATTCCTGCTGTCAGCAACAGGAGTCTGGCTGGGCAGGAGGAATCACTGGGGGTCGGGGGGAGGGAAAGGGTTGACACTTCTGGGAATAAAGATAGGGTAGGTGGGAGGGTGAGGTCAGGGCTGGGTTAGGGTGCTCTTCCACTTGCTCTTCAGGAGTACCAGGGACTGCCACTCCTGGCAGTGCCAGACTGGCATAATGAGATCTGTTAGGTGTGAACGCCAAACAGAAAAAGGGGGAACTGAGGTGCCAGCTTCTCTTCTCCTCATCCAGCAAAGAAAATGTCATCAATTTCGTTCCTCATGGAAATGTAATCAGTGGGCTCGCTGCTGGCTTTGTCTTAATTAGGCACTATTGATGGAAGCAGGGAGGGCGCCTTCCCATCCCCCCACTCGGCTTCCTCCCTGTATTTCCCAGGTCTCCCCAAAGCTCCTCCCGGCCCCAGGTATAGCGGTCTTCCAGGCGCCTTCTAGCAGCCCCGGCCCGCAGCGCCCCCTGGCATCCTTCGAGATCTGCCCCGGCCCTCATAGCCCTCCCCTCTCGCCTCCTCTCTCACGACGCAGCCTTTGTTCCTATGGAGAGCGAAGCCCCTCCCAAGCCCGGTCACCTTCCCCAGGGAGTCCCGCCTCTCGTCCCCCCCAAAAATCAGCGACGCTTTCGAAAGCCAATCCTCAGATTCCCAAAATTCCAGTTCCagtcttccctccctttccccgcCCCGCGCCGCCCCGCAATCCTAGACCCCAATCCGAACTAAGAAGGGGAAAGAAGCAGGAGGGCAAGGGTGCTCCAGCCCCGGTTTTTCCCCCGGATCCAGCTGCAGCCACGGCTGCCTGGAAATCCTGGAACGCCTTCTAGATCGCGAATACGCCTCGCCGGCTGGGCGCCCGGCGCCATCTGCTGGATCCGTTCCGGCTGGGGCGCACAGACCTGGGCGCAGGGTCGGGCGCTTGGGTTCCCCTTGCCTTTTTCAATGTCCTGCGAGGCGGTAGCTCACTGTCTCTCGCCCCAGCCCTTCCAGCTGGGTCCTGACACCAGCCCCCGCCCCCCGCACCTCCGGCTCGCCAGATGTGGCTACTTTCCCTTAGTCCCGGAGCCTTCAAGCCCCGGGTCCCTGAGGGGTAGACCTGGGCGGGGTGGGGTCGGGAAGCGGGGATCCAGGGCGCCTGCGCGGAGGAGTCGGGCTCCGGGGAGCCGCGCACCGGCCCGTCGCCCCTCCCTGCCCGGGGTTGCCATGGGGACGCGTGCAGACGCCTGCCCGAGAAGGCCGCGCTGGGCAACTTCTTAGTCAGAGTGGCCCATCGGTCGGTCTAGGGAGGAGAGGGTCAGCGTGGCGAGGTGTGTGTCGggggcagagggaaggagggaaggagtgcTGGGGAGAAGGGGCAGTAGTGTCGGGGTAGGAAGGGACAGTTGTGGGGGAAAAGAGGCAGTGTGGAGGGAGGGGGAGCAGGGAAgagtggtgggggggggggggaggagaaGGGGCAGTTGTGACAGTTGGGGGGGAAAAGCGATTCTGAGGGGAAATTTGCCTGCTGGTAACCAGTTTAAGGAGAAAGCCTGGCCCCTGCGGTATTTCCTAGTAATAGAGTGAGCCCTGGGTTAGCAGAGCAGTTCCTCCTGGGGCCTGCGGTGTGGGAACGCGTGGTGAATCCCACAGTGCATGCGCCTCAGGCTCCAGTTTGAGGCAGGAAAGCGCAGCTTGACGCTTCCCTGGAGACTGATGGAGGAAGCCTCCTTGCTGTGGttggttttattgatttgttGGCCTAACAGAACGTTTTTCCTTGGAGCAAAGTACAAATCCTTCAAGTTTGAAATTCATAACCTGAGATCAATGCCTGTGGCAGCCTGTGGGGATGAGGAAGGAGAGCCACAGGTGGCGTTAGGCtgcagctgaatgaaaagagagtgCCCAGCGCCTCAAACTTTTACCCTTGAGATTCTGAGCACCTGCCCGAGATGCCCGCTTCCTGCCATCCTACCTTTCTGAGAGAGGCACCACTGTGGCCTTCCTCGTGCCCCAATTGCTTTTTCCTCATTACACAATTTAAATTTATGATTGAATGACTTTTGTCCTTCTTGCTTCCAATCTGTTCTCAGGGCATTTTGAGTCAAATAAATGATCCTGACTGATCTTAACAGTTAGCACACAGTTCCTCAGCCAACTATGCTGAGAGACCTCAGTACACACAAAACCGAGAGGCAGTGTTCCTGCCCCTCAGGAATTGAAAGCCAAAGAGCCAGGTGgcaaatactgtttttctttgttaacaGATGTTGCAGATTTTAGTGGGGTTGGGAGGAGCATTTTTCCATTTAACTTGGGAGGAAAAGAGGTACATAGGAAAATCATCTTGGTTTGCTTGAATGATTGAACAGTGACAGAGGGTGGGGGATGTGCACCCCTTCCTTGGGCCTCTCTCACTCACTCATGGTCCTGGAGGTTAGAGTGGATGAGGGTTTGGGCAACCGCACTTCAGCTTGATAGATCTTTTCCGGATTATCTTATGTTCTCATACCCTGGGGCAGAGATAGAGGTTCTAAATCCTCATTAGTGGGGTGTCTGTTTggccatcttttcttttctttcttttttttgagatggagtctcactctgtcacccag harbors:
- the EFNB3 gene encoding ephrin-B3, whose product is MGPPHFGPGGVRVGALLLLGVWGLVSGLSLEPVYWNSANKRFQAEGGYVLYPQIGDRLDLLCPRARPPGPHSSPNYEFYKLYLVGGAQGRRCEAPPAPNLLLTCDRPDLDLRFTIKFQEYSPNLWGHEFRSHHDYYIIATSDGTREGLESLQGGVCLTRGMKVLLRVGQSPRGGAAPRKPVSEMPMERDRGAAHSLEPGKENMPGDPTSNATSRGAEGPLPPPSMPAVAGAAGGLALLLLGVAGAGGAMCWRRRRAKPSESRHPGPGSFGRGGSLGLGGGGGMGPREAEPGELGIALRGSGAADPPFCPHYEKVSGDYGHPVYIVQDGPPQSPPNIYYKV